The Henckelia pumila isolate YLH828 unplaced genomic scaffold, ASM3356847v2 CTG_461:::fragment_3, whole genome shotgun sequence genome window below encodes:
- the LOC140871648 gene encoding nuclear transport factor 2B-like yields the protein MDPETLSKAFVEHYYTAFDANRAGLAGLYQDTSMLTFEGQKFQGAQNIVAKLTSLPFQQCQHQITTVDFQPSGPAGGMLVFVSGNLQLAGEQHALKFSQMFHLMPTAQGSSFFVLNDIFRLNYA from the exons ATGGATCCGGAAACCTTGTCGAAGGCGTTTGTCGAGCACTACTACACTGCATTCGACGCCAATAGGGCAGGGCTCGCGGGCCTCTACCAAGATACATCGATGCTGACTTTCGAGGGCCAGAAATTCCAGGGTGCCCAGAACATCGTTGCCAAGCTTACCAGTTTGCCCTTCCAGCAGTGCCAGCATCAGATCACCACCGTTGATTTCCAGCCTTCCGGACCCGCCGGCGGGATGCTTGTTTTTGTTTCCGGTAACCTTCAGCTCGCTGGGGAGCAGCACGCGCTCAAGTTTAGCCAG ATGTTCCATTTGATGCCAACAGCTCAAGGCAGCAGCTTCTTCGTCTTGAATGACATTTTCCGGCTTAACTATGCCTAG
- the LOC140871376 gene encoding F-box only protein 6 isoform X1 produces MMEGVAMLRQLIGQLQEVLELYGSPPPAAVPSNYFLHFQAPPQQHPFRWCFFNLDGSSLEDGCYNLTMTAGKSENLKMMEPGKPPPTKKPRKERNRGKVTAMTSSAESMEQTIWKEFPEDLFEVVIARLPIATFFRFRSVCQKWNSLLTSQSFSHQCTQVEQAQPWFYTITHENVNTGAMYDPLSKKWHHPTVPALPTKLIVLPVASAGGLVCFLDIGHRSFYICNPLTRSFKELPARSVKVWSRVAVGMTLNGRSADSGYKIIWVGCEGEYEVYDSTKNHWTRPGIMPSNIKLPLSLNFRSQAVSVDRTLYFMRSDPEGLVSYNMDTGIWKQFLIPGPPHLSDHTLAECGGRIMLVGLLTKNAATCVCIWELQKMTLLWKEVDRMPNIWCLEFYGKHVRMTCLGNKGLLMLSLRSRQMNRLVSYDLSSREWLKVPGCVLPRGRKKQWIACGTAFHPCLTALA; encoded by the exons ATGATGGAGGGGGTGGCCATGCTAAGGCAACTTATTGGACAATTGCAAGAGGTTTTGGAACTCTACGGTTCTCCTCCCCCTGCTGCGGTTCCTTCCAATTACTTCCTTCACTTCCAGGCTCCACCACAGCAGCATCCCTTCAG ATGGTGTTTTTTCAATCTAGATGGTAGTTCTTTAGAAGACGGTTGCTATAATCTCACTATGACTGCTGGAAAATCTGAAAACTTGAAGATGATGGAACCTGGTAAACCTCCACCCACAAAAAAACCACGCAAGGAACGGAATCGAGGGAAAGTAACTGCCATGACAAGCTCCGCTGAAAGCATGGAACAAACTATCTGGAAAGAATTTCCAGAGGATCTCTTTGAAGTTGTGATTGCAAGACTTCCGATAGCAACATTTTTCCGTTTCCGTTCGGTTTGCCAAAAGTGGAATTCATTGCTGACTTCTCAAAGTTTCTCCCACCAATGTACTCAAGTCGAGCAAGCCCAACCTTGGTTTTACACCATCACTCATGAAAATGTCAATACTGGAGCAATGTATGACCCATTATCAAAGAAGTGGCACCATCCAACTGTGCCTGCCTTGCCAACAAAATTGATCGTGCTGCCAGTGGCATCAGCAGGTGGCCTCGTATGTTTCCTCGATATAGGCCACCGGAGTTTCTATATCTGCAACCCCTTGACAAGATCCTTCAAGGAGTTGCCAGCTAGGTCCGTTAAGGTCTGGTCTCGTGTAGCAGTTGGGATGACTCTGAACGGCAGATCTGCAGACTCTGGATATAAAATCATTTGGGTTGGTTGTGAGGGCGAATACGAAGTCTATGACTCCACAAAAAATCACTGGACTCGTCCCGGAATCATGCCCTCGAATATCAAACTTCCACTTTCACTGAATTTCAGGTCTCAAGCAGTCTCCGTTGATAGAACGCTCTACTTCATGCGGTCAGACCCTGAAGGGCTCGTGTCCTACAACATGGACACTGGGATTTGGAAGCAGTTTCTAATCCCAGGTCCTCCACATCTCAGCGATCACACATTAGCTGAATGTGGGGGGAGGATCATGCTCGTGGGGCTGCTAACTAAAAATGCCGCCACGTGTGTGTGCATTTGGGAGCTGCAAAAGATGACTCTTTTGTGGAAGGAGGTCGACAGAATGCCAAACATATGGTGCTTGGAGTTTTATGGGAAGCACGTTAGAATGACTTGTCTGGGTAACAAGGGCTTACTTATGTTATCACTGAGATCAAGACAAATGAATCGGCTTGTTTCCTACGATTTGTCAAGCAGGGAATGGCTCAAGGTGCCTGGCTGTGTGCTGCCACGCGGGAGGAAGAAGCAATGGATTGCTTGTGGTACTGCATTTCACCCTTGTTTGACGGCATTGGCTTGA
- the LOC140871898 gene encoding uncharacterized protein — MTTSRRFADRKIEKFDKNITRRGAVSETNTKKGSKFPVGPILLGFFIFVVIGSSLFQIIRTATSGGMA, encoded by the exons ATG ACAACTTCAAGGAGGTTTGCCGACAGGAAGATAGAGAAGTTTGACAAGAATATTACCAGGCGTGGTGCAGTCTCTGAGACTAACACAAAGAAGGGAAGCAAATTCCCTGTTGGCCCTATCTTGCTGGGGTTTTTCATTTTCGTTGTTATTGGATCAT CGCTGTTTCAGATAATCAGGACAGCTACAAGTGGAGGGATGGCTTAA
- the LOC140871337 gene encoding histidine kinase 3 yields the protein MNLFHVIGFGLKVGHLLLLLCCWFLSLISLNWFSNGGIMTTKAGFLGDRGQIWMKLWGLISDCGCKIHHHYSQFIGSRKVRKNWWRRLLVAWIVAGIMTSFSVFWYMNFQAAEKRKETLASMCDERARMLQDQFNVSMNHIQAMSVMISIFHHDKNPSAIDQRTFERYTERTAFERPLTSGVAYAVRVLHSEREEFEKLQGWTIKRMDKVVQTPVHEDEYDPADLEPSPVQEEYVPVIFAQDTVAHVISVDMLSGEEDRENVLRARESGKGVLTAPFRLLKTNRLGVILTFAVYKRDLPPSVTSAERIQAIAGYLGGIFDIESLVEKLLQQLASKQTTLVNVYDTTNFSHPISMYGSNASSDGMHHVSGLNFGDPFRKHEMHCRFKQKPPWPWVAISTSVGILIIFSLVGHIFHATMNRIAKVEDDYHKMMELKKRAEAADVAKSQFLATVSHEIRTPMNGVLGMLHMLMDTELDETQQDYVRTARESGKALVSLINEVLDQAKIESGKLELEAVCFDLRGILDGVLSLSGKSQDKKVELAVYVSSKVPATLVGDPGRFRQIVTNLVGNSIKFTDKGHIFVTVHLVEEVAELEVETDSTLSGLPVVDRRQSWSDFKIFNQEGPPASSASSPSADQVHIIVSVEDTGHGIPVEAQSRVFNPFMQVGPSITRTHGGTGIGLSISKCLVHLMKGEIGLASSPRIGSTFTFTAVFTNGCSGFNDQMNQQVNNETASISSEFQGMRALLVDPNPVRAQVSKYHVERLGIQVEIIPNLNLGLSSLSSRKKTLNMILIEEEIWDDDSGMSALFSNSVRTMNLTVIPRMLLLSNSVSSSRSNSSTTGVPTPFVVTKPLRASMLAASLQRAMGVGNRGNHRNGELHMLSLRNLLHGRKILVVDDNPVNLRVAAGALKKYGADVVNAERGKEAISLLTPPHQIDACFMDIQMPEMDGFEATKRIRDIESSFNNRIQSGELVVEASQNVTNWHVPILAMTADVIHATSEECVKCGMDGYVSKPFEAEQLYREVSRFFHTVTDENP from the exons ATGAATTTATTCCATGTTATTGGATTTGGCTTGAAGGTGGGCCATCTTCTTTTGTTGCTATGCTGTTGGTTTCTATCTCTAATTTCTCTAAATTGGTTTAGTAATGGAGGAATTATGACCACAAAGGCTGGTTTTCTTGGTGATAGGGGGCAAATATGGATGAAATTATGGGGGCTTATTTCAGACTGTGGGTGTAAGATCCACCATCATTATTCACAGTTTATTGGGTCCCGGAAAGTGAGGAAGAATTGGTGGAGGCGGCTTTTGGTAGCATGGATAGTAGCTGGGATTATGACATCTTTTTCGGTGTTTTGGTATATGAACTTCCAAGCTGCGGAGAAAAGGAAAGAGACTCTTGCCAGTATGTGTGATGAGAGGGCTAGGATGTTGCAAGATCAGTTTAATGTTAGCATGAATCATATACAGGCAATGTCTGTTATGATTTCGATTTTTCATCATGACAAAAACCCGTCTGCCATCGATCAG AGAACATTCGAGAGGTACACTGAAAGAACAGCGTTTGAGAGACCTCTTACCAGTGGAGTTGCATATGCTGTGAGGGTGCTCCACTCTGAAAGAGAAGAATTTGAGAAACTACAAGGTTGGACTATTAAGAGGATGGATAAAGTGGTACAGACCCCGGTACATGAAGATGAGTATGATCCGGCGGACCTTGAGCCGTCACCTGTGCAGGAGGAATATGTCCCTGTGATCTTCGCACAAGATACTGTTGCTCATGTAATCTCTGTTGATATGCTGTCAGGAGAG GAAGATCGTGAGAACGTGTTACGAGCAAGAGAATCTGGAAAAGGTGTTCTCACTGCTCCATTTAGATTACTCAAAACAAACCGCCTTGGAGTAATACTAACTTTCGCTGTCTACAAAAGAGATCTCCCCCCAAGTGTAACTTCTGCTGAAAGGATTCAAGCAATTGCTGG GTATCTCGGTGGTATCTTTGATATTGAATCGCTGGTGGAAAAACTGCTCCAGCAGCTTGCTAGTAAGCAAACTACCCTAGTAAATGTGTACGATACTACTAATTTCTCACACCCTATCAGCATGTATGGTTCGAATGCCTCGTCTGATGGGATGCATCATGTCAGTGGTCTTAACTTTGGAGATCCATTTAGAAAGCATGAGATGCATTGCAG ATTCAAACAAAAGCCACCTTGGCCCTGGGTTGCAATAAGTACATCCGTTGGCATACTTATAATTTTTTCGCTTGTGGGGCACATATTCCATGCTACTATGAATCGGATAGCAAAAGTGGAGGATGATTATCATAAGATGATGGAGCTTAAAAAACGGGCTGAGGCAGCTGATGTTGCAAAGTCACAG TTTCTTGCTACTGTATCCCATGAAATCAGAACCCCAATGAACGGTGTTCTTG GAATGCTGCATATGCTTATGGATACAGAGTTAGATGAAACTCAACAAGATTATGTTAGAACTGCTCGAGAGAGTGGAAAAGCTTTAGTTTCACTCATAAATGAGGTCTTGGACCAGGCAAAGATCGAATCTGGTAAACTCGAGCTTGAAGCAGTTTGCTTTGATTTAAGGGGTATTCTGGACGGCGTTTTATCGCTCTCTGGAAAATCTCAAGATAAAAAGGTCGAG TTGGCAGTTTATGTCTCTAGTAAGGTCCCTGCCACACTTGTAGGCGATCCTGGAAGATTTCGTCAGATTGTGACAAACTTGGTTGGCAACTCTATCAAA TTCACCGATAAAGGACACATATTTGTGACGGTGCATCTTGTTGAAGAAGTGGCCGAATTGGAGGTGGAGACAGACAGCACTTTGAGTGGGTTGCCTGTAGTCGATAGAAGACAAAGCTGGTCTGACTTTAAAATATTCAATCAAGAAGGACCACCCGCCTCTTCTGCATCATCACCTTCTGCCGACCAAGTACATATAATTGTGTCAGTTGAGGACACGGGTCATGGGATCCCTGTGGAAGCTCAGTCCCGAGTATTTAACCCCTTTATGCAAGTTGGCCCTTCTATCACTCGGACACATGGTGGCACTGGCATTGGTTTAAGCATTAGCAAGTGCTTGGTCCACCTAATGAAAGGTGAAATTGGGTTGGCTAGCTCGCCACGGATAGGGTCAACCTTTACTTTCACAGCTGTTTTTACTAATGGCTGCTCCGGTTTCAATGACCAGATGAACCAGCAAGTGAACAATGAAACAGCCTCTATTTCCTCGGAATTCCAGGGGATGAGAGCTCTGCTAGTGGATCCCAATCCTGTGCGAGCTCAAGTCTCCAAATATCACGTCGAGCGACTCGGAATCCAAGTTGAAATAATACCAAATCTGAATCTTGGTTTATCCAGCTTAAGTTCAAGAAAGAAAACCTTAAACATGATTTTGATCGAAGAGGAAATCTGGGATGACGATTCAGGCATGTCGGCTCTATTTTCCAACAGTGTGAGAACGATGAACTTGACGGTTATTCCTAGAATGTTGCTTTTGTCCAATTCTGTGAGTTCCTCCCGATCCAATTCTTCAACTACAGGTGTTCCAACTCCATTTGTTGTCACAAAACCTTTGAGAGCAAGTATGCTGGCTGCATCCTTACAACGGGCAATGGGTGTTGGGAACCGAGGAAATCATCGCAACGGAGAACTTCACATGTTGTCTCTTAGAAATCTCCTTCATGGTCGAAAAATATTGGTTGTGGATGATAATCCGGTGAACCTAAGAGTGGCAGCTGGTGCTCTCAAGAAGTATGGGGCTGATGTAGTTAATGCTGAAAGGGGGAAAGAGGCGATCTCCTTGTTAACTCCACCCCATCAAATCGATGCATGTTTCATGGACATTCAAATGCCGGAAATGGATGG GTTTGAAGCTACCAAGAGAATTAGGGACATTGAGTCCAGCTTCAACAACAGAATCCAAAGTGGAGAACTTGTGGTTGAAGCTTCTCAAAATGTCACAAACTGGCATGTTCCCATCTTGGCCATGACCGCAGATGTCATCCACGCTACAAGTGAAGAATGTGTGAAGTGTGGAATGGATGGTTACGTCTCAAAACCGTTTGAGGCGGAGCAACTGTATCGAGAAGTTTCAAGATTCTTTCACACGGTGACAGATGAGAATCCCTAA
- the LOC140871376 gene encoding F-box only protein 6 isoform X2, with product MTAGKSENLKMMEPGKPPPTKKPRKERNRGKVTAMTSSAESMEQTIWKEFPEDLFEVVIARLPIATFFRFRSVCQKWNSLLTSQSFSHQCTQVEQAQPWFYTITHENVNTGAMYDPLSKKWHHPTVPALPTKLIVLPVASAGGLVCFLDIGHRSFYICNPLTRSFKELPARSVKVWSRVAVGMTLNGRSADSGYKIIWVGCEGEYEVYDSTKNHWTRPGIMPSNIKLPLSLNFRSQAVSVDRTLYFMRSDPEGLVSYNMDTGIWKQFLIPGPPHLSDHTLAECGGRIMLVGLLTKNAATCVCIWELQKMTLLWKEVDRMPNIWCLEFYGKHVRMTCLGNKGLLMLSLRSRQMNRLVSYDLSSREWLKVPGCVLPRGRKKQWIACGTAFHPCLTALA from the coding sequence ATGACTGCTGGAAAATCTGAAAACTTGAAGATGATGGAACCTGGTAAACCTCCACCCACAAAAAAACCACGCAAGGAACGGAATCGAGGGAAAGTAACTGCCATGACAAGCTCCGCTGAAAGCATGGAACAAACTATCTGGAAAGAATTTCCAGAGGATCTCTTTGAAGTTGTGATTGCAAGACTTCCGATAGCAACATTTTTCCGTTTCCGTTCGGTTTGCCAAAAGTGGAATTCATTGCTGACTTCTCAAAGTTTCTCCCACCAATGTACTCAAGTCGAGCAAGCCCAACCTTGGTTTTACACCATCACTCATGAAAATGTCAATACTGGAGCAATGTATGACCCATTATCAAAGAAGTGGCACCATCCAACTGTGCCTGCCTTGCCAACAAAATTGATCGTGCTGCCAGTGGCATCAGCAGGTGGCCTCGTATGTTTCCTCGATATAGGCCACCGGAGTTTCTATATCTGCAACCCCTTGACAAGATCCTTCAAGGAGTTGCCAGCTAGGTCCGTTAAGGTCTGGTCTCGTGTAGCAGTTGGGATGACTCTGAACGGCAGATCTGCAGACTCTGGATATAAAATCATTTGGGTTGGTTGTGAGGGCGAATACGAAGTCTATGACTCCACAAAAAATCACTGGACTCGTCCCGGAATCATGCCCTCGAATATCAAACTTCCACTTTCACTGAATTTCAGGTCTCAAGCAGTCTCCGTTGATAGAACGCTCTACTTCATGCGGTCAGACCCTGAAGGGCTCGTGTCCTACAACATGGACACTGGGATTTGGAAGCAGTTTCTAATCCCAGGTCCTCCACATCTCAGCGATCACACATTAGCTGAATGTGGGGGGAGGATCATGCTCGTGGGGCTGCTAACTAAAAATGCCGCCACGTGTGTGTGCATTTGGGAGCTGCAAAAGATGACTCTTTTGTGGAAGGAGGTCGACAGAATGCCAAACATATGGTGCTTGGAGTTTTATGGGAAGCACGTTAGAATGACTTGTCTGGGTAACAAGGGCTTACTTATGTTATCACTGAGATCAAGACAAATGAATCGGCTTGTTTCCTACGATTTGTCAAGCAGGGAATGGCTCAAGGTGCCTGGCTGTGTGCTGCCACGCGGGAGGAAGAAGCAATGGATTGCTTGTGGTACTGCATTTCACCCTTGTTTGACGGCATTGGCTTGA
- the LOC140871720 gene encoding nuclear transport factor 2B, translating into MDPETLSKAFVEHYYTTFDANRAGLAGLYQDASMLTFEGQKFQGAQNIVSKLTSLPFQQCQHQITTVDCQPSGPSGGMLVFVSGNLQLAGEQHKLKFSQMFHLMPTSQGSYYVFNDIFRLNYA; encoded by the exons ATGGATCCGGAAACCTTGTCAAAGGCGTTTGTCGAACACTACTACACTACATTCGACGCGAATAGGGCCGGGCTGGCGGGCCTTTACCAAGACGCGTCGATGCTGACTTTCGAGGGCCAGAAATTCCAGGGTGCCCAAAACATTGTTAGCAAGCTTACCAGTTTGCCCTTCCAGCAGTGCCAGCATCAGATCACCACCGTCGATTGTCAGCCTTCCGGTCCCTCCGGCGGGATGCTTGTTTTCGTCTCCGGTAACCTGCAGCTCGCTGGGGAGCAGCATAAACTCAAGTTTAGCCAg ATGTTCCATTTGATGCCAACATCTCAGGGCAGCTATTATGTGTTTAATGACATCTTCCGGCTTAACTATGCGTAA